GCAGCAGAGAGGACAAGGTATATTTGACACCGCATCTCTCGGGCACTGATGCTTGAGCTGTCATAAAATGATTATAATGGTATAAAAGGCAAGCACCAAACCATTGTGCTTTAATGGTATGAGAATAGCAGTTGTGTTTAGCCgctgctttttctgaaggaCAGCGGACTTCCAGCAGGCACCAATACCTTGTatgtacttttctttctgtcaggggagttttattttccttcttttatgtAAGACAAACACATAACTTTTTGAGAATGACAAAAATCAGTTTGTACCACAAACACTAGCATATTTTGAACATTAATCTTCTGAAGTCCTTGAGGATACATGCCTTTAAAGACTTAAAACAGTTGAACAcatcagagaaagaaatcttaATGCCAGACTTGCTGCTAGACATTCACGTTCACCAAAGCTCCCAACGTTTATTTTATGGATCAGTCATTTTtgttagatttattttatttaaagcctTCTTGAAGGATGTCACAGTGAAACTATCTTTGAAGTTTCACAATTAGAAAACAGCTCCTTTAGAAGTCTCCGAACTCTCCAAACTATAACtattaagtaaaatatttcatatgaatGCTTGAGCTTTTTGCCAAAGCCAGTGACCCTGCAGGATGGCATACGCTCACTGCTGCACAGAACCCACAAAATGCAATTGgcatcatttaaaaatgtctgtctgGGAAAAGAGGCAGCTgatttccttctctgtgtgcTACGTGCTCAGTAGCTTACTGACATGGTACACTAACAGCTGCAATGTGTATTATTCTTTCCAAACACTAACTTTTGTCAAAAAAACTTCATTTAGTaagcttttgctctttttttcccaaaatacaagttttaatAGTCagatttcattaagaaatataaaatgtaataatttatttgtctttttctctaatgtgtgtttttaaaatctgttctcaTGTGCAGTCCCAAATGCTGTATTTAATCCAATAGCAATGTGTAGCATATCTCTAGTAACCATAGTAGAACCCTCGATTGACTATGTTCTGGCTGAGATGGAACCAAACCTTTTCTCTTGTGGGTTAGCAGGTTAAATGTTGAGAACTGTAGCAGAATGCTGGACTGTGTGACACAAGTTTCCATCTGATTTTAAACTGCAACAGCTGACTAAAAGCTGACCACATCGGAGTACCAACTAAAATAAGCCTTAATCCCTCAGATGACAATTCAATGTAATATGGCATGCTCTGCATTTCAGCTGTCTAATTTAAACAACATGGGTAACTGTAAAGAAGTAAAGCATAAACAGGACAAATATTTCATCCTAGAACAAACCACGTGTGTGTCTTACAGCCTGCCAGGTCATGGGAGTCCAAGTAGTTGGCTCAGTGCTTAACAACGTACAAGCATGACATGACGGCAGTCGGGACTCCCTGCCTTATGACCCCATTGACAAGAGACAGAGGAGATTAAAGATTAGGAGAAAGTAAAGCTAAACAGCACTAAtagtcagaagaaaaaaatgcatgtataaGGTAATTAATCCAGCCTGGTGAGTGGTCTAAgtataaagaaatgtaaaattattaAACAGACCAAATGTTAACCTAAGCAAACCTAATCCCCTCCTGGGAGTGGGGATGTGAATCCTTTCTgcaagaggagggaggagaggatcTGTAGTCTCACAAATAGAAACTGTGGGCCAAAGCCATAAGATagttatttcaaatgtaaaGTAAACAAatataggaagaaaataataaaaacattctttattaAACACATCGCCTAATTATGTCTAATATTGCACTCTCAAGGTGGTTTCCAGAAAACTATTATATATTGCCTTTTAGAAACTGATGACAAGCAAGCCTGCATTACAATGACATACTTCAGATACCAGGAGTAGACTGTCCGTCTAGAGAAtcttttgacatttaaaaaaaaaaaaaagaaacaaaactgattaTACTGCTGGAAATTATCAGCTCCAGGTTGCAGAGAGAGAGGTGTTTCAAGAAAGGTTTGAAACCAGAGAAGTGAAAGGACAAGGCAATATTCATGGTGTAACAGTTGCAGATACAAGAAGGTATGATGAGCAGATCACAAAGAAGAATAATACAGGATTCATTagtagaataaagaaaaaaagaaaacaacctaGAGAGGAGATGGTGGTAGAAACAATACTATAGCGCACAACTCCTGCATCTTTAACTGCCATTATCTCCACttattcctgtattttctttctgtctaaaTCAGGAAATGTAGATCATTCATACATCATATTTCTGATATTGTATTTACTGAACAATGACCAAAACTTAAGCTATAGTATCTGTGGGAAAAAACCAGAGCTTAAACAGAATCCATTTAACAGTTCCCCTGACAAATGCATTGTTATTTAATTGCCTGCATGGTCTATGCTGTACAAGACACACAAATTATGAAGGATGCAATCCAAACCTTAGCAAGGTTTAGTAGAATTTAGATGTAACTAAATTTGTCTCTGAACACAGTGACTCAGAGAAGCGCATGGGTTCAAAGCACCTCATGTACCAACCCCCTGTTCTTTCCCAAGTCAACAGACCAAATGATTTATCCCCATCGGAGCCAAGAGATCTCATACCTCTGGAAGTCAATAGGAGCCTTATGATGAGGTTCAACAGTCTGAGATTTGACCGTGAATCAAAAGATTGAAGGTCTCAGCAGATGCTGAGTTCCTTGTGCATGTTCTCCTGGAACATCTCATGTTATTGGATTGGTTGTTTTAGGAGGTTGGTTCTGGCACGGTCTCTGCAGGCCTCGAAACTGGCTGAAGGAGAAGTTATTTCAGAGAGTTACAGAAATGTTgcagaaatgcaattttttttttttttattttatttttttctgtttaaaagtaCATATGGGGacatttaatttgttctgaCTCCAACTTTTCAACAGATGATAACAGCttgtaaagaattattttctctagATGCTACAGgtgcaaacagaaagcagttAAAGATGAATTCAACAGAACCACACACCATGAGTACTAGCTTATTCCAGTCAATGCAGTCATCAAGACAACAGGTTTTGAGTGGTACCACAATGACAACAGACACATAACTGTGATTGAACTGACTTGGTGTGTGCTTTCCTCACCATTGCCAAGGTCCAAGAACCTCCAGAAATGACCTCTCTCTACTGCATTGCTAATAAGCCTTTGGGAGGTAACACAGTTGTAATACATGGCTAAATCAGATGGATACACAAACACGGCCATAGCTGCAGATTTTAGATTAATGTCCTTTTTTGATGAATGCTATAGGCTGTGCATGCTAGTTGTGGAGGACTCCTTCATTCCACTACCATCATGTGATTTTTGTAATAATCCTGGCTGTTGCTCATGCTGTGGCTTGTTGGGAGTTTCTGGAGCATTCAGCAGGTAGGATTCCTTCGTCTCAGTCCTCACACACCCTAAACACTTTAAACAAGAGTCTCTCATCTTGGCAAAATTCTGGTAAGTGCTTTCACTGGAAAAACAGTACAATACTGGATCAGCAACACAGTTAAAAGTAGTCAACAGGAGAGAAACATggtaaatattaaatattttctcagcaAATGAGCAGCTGTTCTCTAACAAGCTGCGAACCACAAGTAGAATGTGGTATGGtccaaagcaaactaaaaaaattaaaacagtgcTTGAAACCAGTCgtttaatttggatttttttcttcttttgagtGCCATGACTCTTGTGGACAACTCGCAAAATCCCACAGTAAGAGAAGGCCagcagaaagaaggggaaaaggaagccAGCAGAGAAGCGGTAGTAATTGACATTGTGCTCCCATTCTTTGATGGGGTAATGCTCAAAGCACACCATGTGGCTGTCGGCATCCATACTGATCTCCCCGTGCGTAAAGACAAAGCAGCATGTGATTATTTCTTTGGTCCAGATAACGATGCTCACAATCGCAGCAGCCTTCATTGTCCGAAACCGTTGAAACTGAAAAGGGTGCACTACTGCGAGGTAGCGGTCGATGGAGATGCAGCAGAGGAAACCCACACTGATATAGATATTCTCGTACAAGAGGATGCCACaaattttgcaaagcagctCATTGTAGGTCCAATTGTCATGCTGCAAAACATACTGAAgccaaaaaggcaaagaaaatatgTAGAGCAGGTCTGCTACAGTCAAATTGCAAAGGTAGATACCCAATTCATTTTTAGCCTTGATCTGTAAGTACCCATAGTACAGTGACAGGCAGTTAGCTGGCAAGCctaatataaatacaaatatgtatACCACAGGGGATAACGTCTGGTGGATATCATGATTAATAGTGCAGTTCTCAGTTGCATTCTCTGTGTAATTCACCATCTTCTACGTCTTCTCGTATATCATTCATCAGGGTGCCGAATGAATAGatgtaaaatttaatttcatgccGTTTCATGTATCGCTTACTCCTTCCACAAAACCTTTAGGCTGAAGCGATGACTTGCTGCAGGATGTTAATAACCTGAATGTAAAACACATGAAAACCTTCAGAAGGAATACGATTGTCAAATATATAGTGCAGTTTTCAATAAGCTGCCTTTTCCTAGCCCTAAAGTTTCTTACAGTCTTTGATAGATGATAAAGCCTGTCTGGGAAATCGTGATTCATATGAGTAAGTCCTAGTACAGAAAATTTTGTGTCCAAGAATTCCAAAGCAATTTACAAACATTTGTCTCTTCAGCTTTATGAGTATCTAAAAAGGTGAAGAAATATCATCTCTGTTTTACAGATGAGGCACAAAAGCAGTAATCTCATTTGTccaagatggaaaaaatgtcTCTGGCAAACCAGCAGTCCACTCAGACTTCCTCAGGGGATACAGGGTGCAcaaaaaaagttgatttttaatttccatttcttgaATTCCCTTTAGATACAAAATACTGTGGAATATGCAGTTCAACCCATcaggatgaaaaaaatggaatttttagCAGTCTCTCTTACAGCTACTGGTAAGCACAATCCTGAAAGCAAGCTGTCTTTCCCTGTTGGAAGGACACTGGAAAAATCTGGTACAATGTATCCCCATGGTCTCAGTCCTACAGGATATGCTATTACAGATTCCGTATTTGCCATTGACCTTCAAAAACACTCATTTACTGTTACTATCTATACATTTGTAtctttcctcttcatcttcATTGAATACAAACATAATTGTTTTCACCTGAAGAATCTTCTATAATCCAAGCACATACCCATACAAACCATTCCTATACTATACTATTACTATTTAAGACacttataaaaataacttctgacAACAGGTTAGAGTCAGTTCAACTAGGACAAGCATTCAGCCTTGAGCCAGCTCTTCCCCTAGACTAAACGAAGTATCACGTTTAGCATTTTATCACCCCATGTGATATATTCACAGTGGCATAAAAGCTCTGGACTGGAAAACAGCAGGGCAAACTGTGCCCAGTCTGAAGGGGATGTATGTTTTACCTGATGATGCAGAACAGCGAGACTGTATTACTTTCAATCTCTTCCCAGAAAATGCACAGTTTTAGCGTATACTTTTGTAAGGTTAACGATTTGTGTACTCTTCCTACAGCTTCAGTTAATATGGATTCAAAAGGAGACAGCACTATCAGGGACAAAGATAAGGCCTTGttgctttttcctgtttactagcctaatttatatttttgtcatCATCTTCTGTCCTGTCTAGGAACATCCAGTTTTTTTCCAAGACAACCTTTATGAAAACATGACCACGCTACGGTAAAATTACTGTCAGCTGCAGCATTTGAGGATGTCACTgtccaataattttttttaataattttttttttaaacagtggtGGGCTTTACTCCTGtagaaattgaaaagaaaaacacttcctTTGGGTGAGAAAAGAGTTGCCTGGCTGAAATAAGTGGCCAAACCTGCAAAGACTTTCAGTGTTTAGCTTCAACCAGTGTAGCACAGTCCCACAGAAATCACAGCATAACTTAAGGacacatgtaaatatttaagaattagaatgtgtttttcattcctttgcttttcctctttttcttacCAACAAACAGAACATCAGCCCTCGTTTTGGTGGATCTCAAATACCTTCAGTCATGAAACAACAGGCCAACATAAGCTCATCTCTCTCAAAACTTCTAACTTCATTGTCAACTTGTGCGAAAGACTGGTCAAGTCCAGCACAGCGCaagctctgctctcctcctctcacTCTCACGCAGCACCTTTGGGAGTTAAGAGACTCACCCCATCCACTGTGGGTGGCACAATAGTTATAATGGATAGATCAAACACAGCAGGAGAAATGCTGCTTAAGAGACCCAGTCACAGACACCTATGGTTCAGTTTGAAGTTTTCTCCAAGAGACTGCCATAACCTTCCCATGGAGTAATGGTGATAATGTTAGCAGCGCAGATGTGTCCAGCAGAAATTAATCACTAAAGTTATGTACAAGCTTCCCAAAGGACTGTTACTTAGGGGCCACTAGCTCTCCTGTAGC
The Pelecanus crispus isolate bPelCri1 chromosome 6, bPelCri1.pri, whole genome shotgun sequence DNA segment above includes these coding regions:
- the GPR68 gene encoding LOW QUALITY PROTEIN: G-protein coupled receptor 68 (The sequence of the model RefSeq protein was modified relative to this genomic sequence to represent the inferred CDS: substituted 1 base at 1 genomic stop codon); amino-acid sequence: MIYEKTXKMVNYTENATENCTINHDIHQTLSPVVYIFVFILGLPANCLSLYYGYLQIKAKNELGIYLCNLTVADLLYIFSLPFWLQYVLQHDNWTYNELLCKICGILLYENIYISVGFLCCISIDRYLAVVHPFQFQRFRTMKAAAIVSIVIWTKEIITCCFVFTHGEISMDADSHMVCFEHYPIKEWEHNVNYYRFSAGFLFPFFLLAFSYCGILRVVHKSHGTQKKKKIQIKRLVSSTVLIFLVCFGPYHILLVVRSLLENSCSFAEKIFNIYHVSLLLTTFNCVADPVLYCFSSESTYQNFAKMRDSCLKCLGCVRTETKESYLLNAPETPNKPQHEQQPGLLQKSHDGSGMKESSTTSMHSL